From the genome of Malus sylvestris chromosome 6, drMalSylv7.2, whole genome shotgun sequence, one region includes:
- the LOC126626938 gene encoding general transcription and DNA repair factor IIH helicase subunit XPB1 isoform X1 — translation MGHGDKGGRPSKKPKFSAKELAHVEDDDPYYGGEDVDDDPRDGEGKKRDFTKLELKPDHANRPLWACADGRIFLETFSALYKQAYDFLIAIAEPVCRPESMHEYNLTPHSLYAAVSVGLETETIISVLNKLSKTKLPKEMIEFIHGSTANYGKVKLVLKKNKYFVESPFPEVLKTLLKDEVISRARLNSEGSRGADDFTISKTMGEIGAGPSDLLNEAELAAAAEEKETHAFEIDPSQVENVKERCLPNALNYPMLEEYDFRNDTVNPDLDMELKPQAQPRPYQEKSLSKMFGNGRARSGIIVLPCGAGKSLVGVSAASRIRKSCLCLATNAVSVDQWAFQFKLWSTIRDDQICRFTSDSKERFRGNAGVVVTTYNMVAFGGKRSEESEKIIEEIRNREWGLLLMDEVHVVPAQMFRKVISITKSHCKLGLTATLVREDERITDLNFLIGPKLYEANWLDLVKGGFIANVQCAEVWCPMTKEFFAEYLKKENSKKKQALYVMNPNKFRACEFLIRFHEQQRGDKIIVFADNLFALVEYAMKLRKPMIYGATSHVERTKILEAFKTSRDVNTIFLSKVGDNSIDIPEANVIIQISSHAGSRRQEAQRLGRILRAKGRLQDRMAGGKEEYNAFFYSLVSMDTQEMYYSTKRQQFLIDQGYSFKIITSLPPPDSGPELNYHHLNDQLSLLSKVLSAGDDAVGLEQLEEDADDIALHKARRFSGSMSAMSGANGMVYMEYSTGRNKFGKGQIKGKPKDPAKRHHLFKKRFT, via the exons ATGGGACACG GTGATAAAGGAGGCAGACCCAGTAAAAAACCCAAATTCTCCGCCAAG GAACTTGCTCACGTGGAAGACGACGACCCATATTACGGCGGCGAAGATGTCGACGATGATCCTCGCGACG GTGAAGGGAAAAAGAGGGATTTTACCAAATTAGAACTGAAACCTGACCACGCCAATCGGCCTTTATGGGCTTGCGCTGATGGCCGGATATTCCTCGAAACCTTCTCTGCTTTGTACAAACAAGCTTATGATTTCCTAATTGCCATTGCGGAACCCGTTTGCAG GCCAGAGTCGATGCACGAGTACAATTTGACCCCTCATTCGTTGTACGCGGCTGTGTCAGTCGGTCTTGAGACAGAAACCATCATTTCTGTTTTGAATAAACTGTCAAAGACCAAGCTCCCTAAAGAAATGATTGAATTTATACACGGTTCTACTGCCAATTACGGCAAAGTGAAGCTCGTTCTTAAGAAGAATAAGTATTTTGTCGAATCCCCATTCCCAGAG GTGTTGAAGACATTGCTTAAGGACGAAGTCATATCTAGAGCAAGGCTTAACTCTGAG GGTTCTCGTGGAGCTGATGATTTTACCATTAGCAAAACAATGGGTGAAATTGGAGCTGGTCCCAGTGATTTGCTAAATGAAGCAGAACTGGCAGCTGCAgctgaagaaaaagaaactcaTGCATTTGAAATTGATCCTTCACAG GTTGAAAATGTTAAGGAACGTTGCTTGCCAAATGCTTTGAACTATCCCATGTTGGAGGAGTATGACTTCAGAAATGATACA GTTAACCCTGATCTAGATATGGAACTAAAGCCTCAGGCTCAACCACGACCTTATCAGGAGAAGAGCTTGAGTAAAATGTTTGGGAATG GGAGAGCAAGATCTGGCATTATTGTGCTACCCTGTGGTGCCGGAAAATCTCTAGTTGGTGTTTCTGCAGCTTCCCGGATAAGAAAGAGCTGCCTTTGTTTAGCAACAAATGCTGTCTCTGTTGATCAGTGGGCTTTTCAGTTCAAGTTGTGGTCAACAATCCGCGATGATCAAATTTGTCGTTTCACATCTGATAGTAAAGAAAGGTTCCGTGGAAACGCTGGGGTGGTTGTAACAACATATAACATGGTAGCCTTTGGTGGAAAGAGGTCAGAAGAATCTGAAAAGATTATTGAAGAAATAAGAAATAGAGAATGGGGATTGCTTCTCATGGACGAG GTGCACGTTGTTCCTGCTCAAATGTTTCGGAAGGTCATTAGCATTACTAAGTCTCACTGCAAGCTGGGGCTCACTG CCACACTTGTGAGAGAGGATGAGAGGATCACAGATTTGAACTTCCTTATTGGTCCGAAATTGTATGAAGCAAACTGGTTGGATTTGGTAAAAGGTGGATTTATTGCAAATGTACAGTGCGCTGAAGTATGGTGTCCAATGACAAAAGAATTCTTTGCAGAATATTTGAAGAAAGAGAACTCCAAGAAAAAGCAG GCACTTTATGTGATGAATCCAAATAAGTTTAGGGCATGCGAGTTTCTTATACGTTTCCATGAACAGCAACGTGGAGATAAAATTATCGTCTTTGCTGACAATCTTTTTGCGCTTGTGGAGTATGCAATGAAACTTCGGAAACCTATGATCTATGGTGCCACCAG CCATGTTGAGAGGACAAAAATCCTAGAAGCTTTTAAAACAAGTCGTGACGTAAACACTATATTCCTGTCTAAG GTCGGTGATAATTCCATAGATATTCCTGAGGCAAATGTGATAATTCAGATCTCGTCACATGCTGGTTCAAGACGTCAAGAAGCGCAGCGTCTTGGTCGTATTCTGAGGGCTAAG GGTAGACTTCAGGACCGGATGGCAGGAGGTAAAGAGGAGTACAATGCATTCTTTTATTCCCTCGTATCAATGGACACACAG GAAATGTACTATTCAACTAAGCGGCAGCAATTTTTGATTGATCAAGGTTATAGTTTCAAG ATTATTACAAGCTTGCCCCCGCCTGATTCAGGCCCTGAATTGAACTACCACCATCTTAATGACCAACTGTCACTACTCTCCAAG GTGTTGAGTGCTGGTGATGATGCAGTTGGTTTGGAGCAACTAGAAGAAGATGCCGATGACATTGCCCTTCATAAAGCTCGCCGTTTCAGTGGATCCATGAGTGCTATGTCGGGTGCAAATGGGATGGTTTACATGGAATACAG CACTGGGAGAAACAAATTTGGCAAAGGCCAGATCAAGGGTAAGCCCAAGGATCCAGCCAAGCGAcatcatttgtttaaaaaacGCTTTACCTGA
- the LOC126626938 gene encoding general transcription and DNA repair factor IIH helicase subunit XPB1 isoform X2 has protein sequence MYAGLVNRPESMHEYNLTPHSLYAAVSVGLETETIISVLNKLSKTKLPKEMIEFIHGSTANYGKVKLVLKKNKYFVESPFPEVLKTLLKDEVISRARLNSEGSRGADDFTISKTMGEIGAGPSDLLNEAELAAAAEEKETHAFEIDPSQVENVKERCLPNALNYPMLEEYDFRNDTVNPDLDMELKPQAQPRPYQEKSLSKMFGNGRARSGIIVLPCGAGKSLVGVSAASRIRKSCLCLATNAVSVDQWAFQFKLWSTIRDDQICRFTSDSKERFRGNAGVVVTTYNMVAFGGKRSEESEKIIEEIRNREWGLLLMDEVHVVPAQMFRKVISITKSHCKLGLTATLVREDERITDLNFLIGPKLYEANWLDLVKGGFIANVQCAEVWCPMTKEFFAEYLKKENSKKKQALYVMNPNKFRACEFLIRFHEQQRGDKIIVFADNLFALVEYAMKLRKPMIYGATSHVERTKILEAFKTSRDVNTIFLSKVGDNSIDIPEANVIIQISSHAGSRRQEAQRLGRILRAKGRLQDRMAGGKEEYNAFFYSLVSMDTQEMYYSTKRQQFLIDQGYSFKIITSLPPPDSGPELNYHHLNDQLSLLSKVLSAGDDAVGLEQLEEDADDIALHKARRFSGSMSAMSGANGMVYMEYSTGRNKFGKGQIKGKPKDPAKRHHLFKKRFT, from the exons ATGTATGCGGGTTTGGTTAATAGGCCAGAGTCGATGCACGAGTACAATTTGACCCCTCATTCGTTGTACGCGGCTGTGTCAGTCGGTCTTGAGACAGAAACCATCATTTCTGTTTTGAATAAACTGTCAAAGACCAAGCTCCCTAAAGAAATGATTGAATTTATACACGGTTCTACTGCCAATTACGGCAAAGTGAAGCTCGTTCTTAAGAAGAATAAGTATTTTGTCGAATCCCCATTCCCAGAG GTGTTGAAGACATTGCTTAAGGACGAAGTCATATCTAGAGCAAGGCTTAACTCTGAG GGTTCTCGTGGAGCTGATGATTTTACCATTAGCAAAACAATGGGTGAAATTGGAGCTGGTCCCAGTGATTTGCTAAATGAAGCAGAACTGGCAGCTGCAgctgaagaaaaagaaactcaTGCATTTGAAATTGATCCTTCACAG GTTGAAAATGTTAAGGAACGTTGCTTGCCAAATGCTTTGAACTATCCCATGTTGGAGGAGTATGACTTCAGAAATGATACA GTTAACCCTGATCTAGATATGGAACTAAAGCCTCAGGCTCAACCACGACCTTATCAGGAGAAGAGCTTGAGTAAAATGTTTGGGAATG GGAGAGCAAGATCTGGCATTATTGTGCTACCCTGTGGTGCCGGAAAATCTCTAGTTGGTGTTTCTGCAGCTTCCCGGATAAGAAAGAGCTGCCTTTGTTTAGCAACAAATGCTGTCTCTGTTGATCAGTGGGCTTTTCAGTTCAAGTTGTGGTCAACAATCCGCGATGATCAAATTTGTCGTTTCACATCTGATAGTAAAGAAAGGTTCCGTGGAAACGCTGGGGTGGTTGTAACAACATATAACATGGTAGCCTTTGGTGGAAAGAGGTCAGAAGAATCTGAAAAGATTATTGAAGAAATAAGAAATAGAGAATGGGGATTGCTTCTCATGGACGAG GTGCACGTTGTTCCTGCTCAAATGTTTCGGAAGGTCATTAGCATTACTAAGTCTCACTGCAAGCTGGGGCTCACTG CCACACTTGTGAGAGAGGATGAGAGGATCACAGATTTGAACTTCCTTATTGGTCCGAAATTGTATGAAGCAAACTGGTTGGATTTGGTAAAAGGTGGATTTATTGCAAATGTACAGTGCGCTGAAGTATGGTGTCCAATGACAAAAGAATTCTTTGCAGAATATTTGAAGAAAGAGAACTCCAAGAAAAAGCAG GCACTTTATGTGATGAATCCAAATAAGTTTAGGGCATGCGAGTTTCTTATACGTTTCCATGAACAGCAACGTGGAGATAAAATTATCGTCTTTGCTGACAATCTTTTTGCGCTTGTGGAGTATGCAATGAAACTTCGGAAACCTATGATCTATGGTGCCACCAG CCATGTTGAGAGGACAAAAATCCTAGAAGCTTTTAAAACAAGTCGTGACGTAAACACTATATTCCTGTCTAAG GTCGGTGATAATTCCATAGATATTCCTGAGGCAAATGTGATAATTCAGATCTCGTCACATGCTGGTTCAAGACGTCAAGAAGCGCAGCGTCTTGGTCGTATTCTGAGGGCTAAG GGTAGACTTCAGGACCGGATGGCAGGAGGTAAAGAGGAGTACAATGCATTCTTTTATTCCCTCGTATCAATGGACACACAG GAAATGTACTATTCAACTAAGCGGCAGCAATTTTTGATTGATCAAGGTTATAGTTTCAAG ATTATTACAAGCTTGCCCCCGCCTGATTCAGGCCCTGAATTGAACTACCACCATCTTAATGACCAACTGTCACTACTCTCCAAG GTGTTGAGTGCTGGTGATGATGCAGTTGGTTTGGAGCAACTAGAAGAAGATGCCGATGACATTGCCCTTCATAAAGCTCGCCGTTTCAGTGGATCCATGAGTGCTATGTCGGGTGCAAATGGGATGGTTTACATGGAATACAG CACTGGGAGAAACAAATTTGGCAAAGGCCAGATCAAGGGTAAGCCCAAGGATCCAGCCAAGCGAcatcatttgtttaaaaaacGCTTTACCTGA
- the LOC126626940 gene encoding uncharacterized protein LOC126626940 — protein MSSSDLYVVDDSFYRHSTTPEMVDLPVFSEPFSPFSDIELLQLQAISDQQTQQNPADQNSPSLLFSSPPSYQLETLRLYQQTQLHQIDQNSPNFPIGMPNFSPFDALEVKTEPHQAFGPHTYGGAEHMAKFMQRSYSSNCFDGSSNKPDFCFKPSFDSLMESPSFQNQTFSLSSPESSFLAGQMRRVSSTGDLQNFRINRAPRESSVTEEAAANFKMGRYSAEERKERISKYRAKRSQRNFNKTIKYACRKTLADNRPRIRGRFARNDETEEIFKAACSSNREEDEDEFWVEGFNVEDEEMNATVRGGGGGGGGGGGQFMNNFGATQIQYYGF, from the exons ATGTCCTCCTCCGATCTCTACGTCGTCGACGACTCCTTCTACCGCCACTCCACCACCCCAGAAATGGTGGACTTGCCAGTCTTCTCCGAGCCATTCTCTCCCTTCTCGGACATTGAACTCCTCCAACTCCAAGCAATCTCCGACCAGCAAACCCAGCAAAACCCAGCTGACCAAAACTCCCCATCTCTCCTTTTTTCTTCTCCCCCAAGTTACCAGCTCGAAACCTTAAGGCTTTACCAACAAACCCAATTACACCAAATCGATCAAAACTCTCCAAATTTTCCAATTGGGATGCCGAATTTCTCCCCTTTTGATGCTCTGGAGGTCAAAACTGAACCCCATCAAGCTTTTGGGCCTCATACCTACGGCGGCGCAGAGCATATGGCAAAGTTTATGCAGAGGAGCTACAGTAGCAACTGCTTTGACGGAAGTAGTAACAAGCCTGATTTTTGCTTCAAGCCAAGCTTTGATTCTCTCATGGAGTCCCCAAGTTTTCAGAACCAAACTTTTAGCTTGAGCTCTCCGGAAAGCAGCTTTTTGGCAGGTCAAATGAGAAGGGTTTCCAGCACTGGTGATTTGCAA AATTTTAGAATAAATCGTGCTCCCAGAGAGAGCTCAGTGACGGAGGAAGCAGCTGCAAACTTCAAAATGGGGAGGTACAGTGCAGaagagaggaaagagagaatCTCAAAGTACAGAGCCAAAAGGTCACAGAGAAACTTCAACAAAACAATTAAG TATGCATGTCGAAAAACACTTGCGGACAACCGGCCCCGCATACGTGGCAGATTTGCACGCAACGACGAGACTGAAGAGATTTTCAAAGCTGCATGTTCAAGTAATAgagaagaagacgaagatgaGTTCTgg GTTGAAGGGTTTAATGTAGAAGACGAAGAAATGAATGCAACagtaagaggaggaggaggaggaggaggaggaggaggaggacagtTTATGAACAATTTTGGAGCTACCCAGATTCAGTACTATGGATTTTGA